Proteins from a single region of Desulfobacterales bacterium:
- a CDS encoding peptide chain release factor 3 gives MDRHNKEQIDQRRTFGIISHPDAGKTTLTEKLLLFGGAIQMAGAVKARKAARHARSDWMSIEKERGISVTSSVMKFTHQGYEINLLDTPGHEDFSEDTYRVLTAVDSALMVIDSAKGVEPQTEKLMAVCRMRNTPIITFINKMDREGLLPLDVLGDIEEKLQIECAPMTWPIGAGKRFKGVYNLYESQLQLFTAGRETVSHDTILIKDIHDSRLDEILGTQARELRDDISLLEGAANPFEMTDFLKGSQTPVFFGSAVNNFGVKELLDALVAMAPGPGPRPADTRIVSPYESDFSGFAFKIQANMDPAHRDRIAFIRICSGKFVRGMKVRHHRIGKEISLANATIFMAQDRTHVEEAFPGDIIGIHNHGTIKIGDTFSEKEPIKFTGIPNFAPEHFRRVWLRNPLKSKQLHKGLIQLAEEGAIQVFRPLTGSDYILGAVGVLQFEVTMARLKDEYGVDAVYEPVELATARWVDAKDAKRLKEFERKNQNALTRDAEGNLAFLAASEWRLEHTMEQWPEIDFYKTREFA, from the coding sequence GTGGATCGACACAACAAAGAACAAATTGATCAGCGCCGGACATTCGGCATCATCAGTCACCCGGATGCCGGAAAAACCACGCTGACCGAAAAATTGCTCCTTTTTGGCGGCGCCATTCAGATGGCCGGCGCGGTAAAGGCCCGAAAAGCCGCCCGCCACGCCCGAAGCGACTGGATGAGCATTGAAAAGGAGCGCGGCATTTCCGTGACCTCATCGGTCATGAAATTTACCCACCAGGGCTATGAAATCAATCTCCTGGACACGCCGGGCCACGAGGATTTTTCAGAGGACACCTACCGGGTGCTCACCGCCGTGGACAGCGCCCTGATGGTCATCGACAGTGCCAAGGGCGTTGAGCCGCAGACCGAAAAACTCATGGCGGTTTGCCGAATGCGAAATACGCCGATCATTACGTTTATCAACAAGATGGACCGTGAAGGGCTTTTGCCGCTGGATGTGCTGGGCGACATTGAAGAAAAGCTTCAGATCGAATGCGCGCCCATGACCTGGCCCATTGGTGCGGGCAAGCGCTTCAAGGGCGTTTATAACCTGTATGAAAGCCAGCTTCAGCTTTTTACCGCCGGCCGCGAAACCGTCTCCCATGACACGATCCTCATCAAGGATATTCATGATTCCCGGCTGGATGAGATTCTCGGCACTCAGGCGCGTGAGCTTCGCGACGATATCTCGCTGCTGGAAGGGGCCGCCAATCCCTTTGAGATGACTGATTTTTTGAAAGGCAGCCAGACGCCCGTTTTTTTCGGCAGTGCGGTAAACAACTTCGGCGTCAAGGAGCTTCTGGACGCGCTGGTTGCGATGGCGCCCGGCCCGGGGCCGCGACCCGCGGACACCCGGATCGTATCCCCCTATGAGTCCGACTTTTCGGGATTTGCATTCAAAATTCAGGCCAACATGGATCCGGCACACCGGGATAGAATCGCCTTTATCCGCATCTGTTCCGGAAAATTTGTCCGGGGAATGAAAGTGCGCCATCACCGTATCGGCAAAGAGATCTCGCTCGCCAACGCCACGATTTTCATGGCGCAGGATCGCACCCATGTGGAGGAGGCGTTTCCGGGAGATATCATCGGCATTCATAATCACGGCACCATCAAGATCGGGGATACCTTTTCTGAAAAAGAACCGATCAAATTTACCGGTATCCCCAACTTCGCGCCCGAGCATTTCCGGCGCGTGTGGCTGAGAAATCCGTTAAAGAGCAAACAGCTTCACAAGGGCCTGATTCAACTGGCCGAAGAGGGCGCAATTCAGGTTTTTCGCCCCCTGACCGGCAGTGATTATATTCTCGGCGCCGTCGGGGTGTTGCAGTTCGAGGTCACAATGGCCCGGCTAAAGGATGAATACGGCGTCGATGCGGTCTATGAACCGGTGGAATTGGCCACGGCCCGATGGGTGGATGCAAAAGACGCCAAGCGGTTAAAGGAGTTTGAACGGAAAAACCAAAACGCTCTGACCCGGGATGCCGAAGGAAACCTGGCCTTTTTGGCGGCCAGCGAATGGCGGCTCGAACACACCATGGAGCAATGGCCGGAAATCGACTTTTATAAAACCCGGGAATTTGCCTGA
- a CDS encoding universal stress protein gives MLKPYEKILCPIDFEPNSAMALKRAAMMVQRHGGTLTVAHIISNPLSEIYRERILEAWGTQEDIERACMEKPFSGFSTVVLDVAKVMIKAFVREHIGDISYEMFIALDEHTYRAINDYAEEKGIDLIVMATHGRTGPKRLYFGSVAENIVRRSPCSVLIVRS, from the coding sequence ATGTTAAAACCATATGAAAAAATTCTTTGCCCGATTGACTTTGAGCCGAATTCAGCCATGGCGCTCAAACGAGCGGCCATGATGGTGCAACGCCACGGTGGAACCTTGACGGTCGCCCATATTATCAGCAATCCTCTTTCGGAGATATACCGCGAGAGAATACTCGAGGCATGGGGAACCCAGGAAGATATAGAAAGAGCATGCATGGAAAAACCCTTCTCAGGCTTTTCCACGGTGGTTCTGGATGTAGCCAAAGTAATGATTAAGGCGTTTGTCCGCGAACACATCGGGGATATTTCCTATGAGATGTTTATCGCGCTTGATGAGCATACCTATCGGGCTATAAATGACTATGCGGAAGAAAAAGGGATTGATCTGATTGTCATGGCCACTCACGGCCGCACGGGACCCAAACGGCTTTATTTCGGCAGTGTCGCCGAAAATATTGTCCGCCGGTCCCCCTGTTCGGTTTTAATTGTGCGGTCGTAA
- the ilvG gene encoding acetolactate synthase 2 catalytic subunit: MRGVDLVIQLLKEQGVDTVFGFPGGAIMPMYDALYDSGIRNILPRHEQGAAFAAVGYARASGKTAVCICTSGPGATNIVTGIADALLDSVPLVAITGQVASPLIGTDAFQEIDVLGMSLSITKHSFLIRDVSEISDTFREAFRIAASDRPGPVLIDIPRDIQLAPAEFTPPLFFTQPPSPVNPALVAQAAALLRSARRPVLYVGGGVGMACAITELRRLSAQTQIPSVTTLKGIGTIPPNDPNFLGMVGMHGNPAANKAVQQCDLLLCVGARFDDRVTGKLDTFASKAKVIHLDVDAAEINKIRSADVGILGDLCEVLPMLACDVDIAPWQEECRRLRETFAWRYDMAGETISAPLFLKQLSDAKPAESIVSCDVGQHQMWVAQHMRFDRPEKHLSSGGLGTMGFGLPAAIGAQIAKPGTCVINVAGDGSFMMNVQELATLRRYRLPVKIVLMDNQRLGMVKQWQQMFFEKRYSETILWDNPDFVRLAEVFDIPGRCITKKSEVAAAIKDLLEAKTAYLLQVKIDHEENVWPLVPPGAPNDEMLESA, encoded by the coding sequence ATGCGCGGCGTTGATTTGGTCATTCAACTATTAAAAGAACAAGGGGTCGATACGGTGTTCGGCTTTCCGGGGGGCGCCATTATGCCCATGTATGATGCCCTCTATGATAGCGGTATTCGAAATATTCTTCCCCGCCATGAGCAAGGGGCCGCCTTTGCCGCCGTCGGCTATGCCCGGGCCAGCGGCAAAACCGCTGTTTGCATCTGCACTTCCGGACCGGGCGCCACCAACATCGTTACCGGCATTGCCGATGCCCTGCTGGATTCCGTGCCCCTGGTGGCCATTACCGGCCAGGTGGCCTCTCCCCTCATTGGAACGGATGCATTTCAGGAAATCGATGTGTTGGGCATGTCGTTAAGCATCACCAAACACAGTTTCTTGATTCGGGATGTATCGGAAATCAGCGACACCTTTCGGGAAGCCTTTCGAATTGCCGCATCGGACCGGCCCGGCCCGGTGCTGATCGATATTCCGAGAGATATTCAGCTGGCGCCGGCCGAGTTCACGCCACCGCTTTTCTTCACGCAGCCGCCCAGCCCGGTGAACCCGGCCCTGGTGGCACAGGCGGCCGCTCTGCTGCGCAGCGCGAGGCGCCCCGTCCTTTACGTGGGCGGCGGGGTCGGCATGGCCTGCGCCATCACGGAGCTTCGTCGCTTAAGCGCCCAAACGCAAATTCCGAGTGTGACGACCCTCAAGGGGATCGGCACCATTCCACCGAATGATCCCAATTTTTTGGGGATGGTCGGCATGCACGGAAATCCTGCGGCCAATAAAGCCGTGCAACAATGTGACCTGCTGCTGTGCGTGGGCGCCCGGTTTGACGACCGGGTTACCGGAAAGCTGGATACCTTCGCCTCGAAAGCCAAGGTCATTCATCTGGACGTGGATGCGGCGGAAATCAATAAAATCCGGTCCGCGGACGTGGGCATTCTGGGAGATTTATGCGAAGTGCTGCCGATGCTGGCATGCGATGTAGATATCGCTCCCTGGCAAGAGGAATGCCGCCGGCTCAGGGAGACCTTTGCATGGCGGTATGATATGGCCGGGGAAACGATTTCCGCGCCGCTGTTTTTAAAGCAGCTTTCAGATGCGAAACCCGCCGAGAGTATCGTGTCGTGTGATGTGGGCCAGCATCAAATGTGGGTGGCGCAGCACATGCGCTTTGACCGGCCGGAAAAACACCTGAGCAGCGGCGGACTCGGCACCATGGGATTCGGTCTTCCGGCGGCCATCGGCGCTCAGATCGCCAAGCCGGGAACCTGCGTCATCAATGTGGCCGGGGACGGCTCCTTTATGATGAATGTGCAGGAGCTGGCCACGTTGCGGCGGTATCGCCTGCCGGTTAAGATCGTTCTGATGGACAATCAGCGACTCGGCATGGTCAAGCAGTGGCAGCAGATGTTTTTCGAAAAACGATACAGCGAAACCATTTTGTGGGACAATCCGGATTTTGTCCGGCTGGCCGAGGTCTTCGATATACCGGGCCGCTGCATCACGAAAAAATCGGAGGTTGCGGCCGCCATCAAGGACCTGCTGGAAGCAAAAACGGCTTATCTCTTGCAAGTTAAAATCGATCACGAAGAAAATGTATGGCCCCTGGTTCCACCGGGCGCGCCCAATGATGAAATGCTGGAGTCCGCATGA
- a CDS encoding ATP-binding cassette domain-containing protein, protein MVLINLQNVSYGFGGVQLLEQLNLQINKGDRICLLGRNGEGKSTLMKLICGEVLPDGGEVIRPKGIRMARLPQEVPQLMAGTVFDLISRNDTEIGGFGGEPPEPHRVNAVLTQFQLPPQAPCESLSAGQKRQALLARAFARKPDLLLLDEPTNHLDITAIERLENDLLRMGTTLVLVTHDRAFLQKLATAIVDIDRGQAVRWNCDYATYLRRKEEALQTEADHAAKFDKKLSQEEAWIRQGVKARRTRNEGRVRALAKLREIRKARRERTGDVTMTAQTAERSGKLVIEATDISYAYLGRPIIHRFSTTILRGDRVGIMGPNGAGKTTLLSLLLGRLVPAEGHVRHGTGLEIAYFDQLRGQLDEDKTVRQNVADGNDTIEVNGRRRHVIGYLKDFLFAPDRANSPVRVLSGGERNRLLLAKLFARPSNVLVLDEPTNDLDAETLELLEEVLLDYTGTVLMVSHDRSFLNNVVTSTLVFEVDGHIGEYVGGYDDWLRQRAVPVPPKSKKAEIDAPAPRLRTEKKRKLSFNEQRELLTLPGEIEAMEAEQKALFAAMAAPDFYRREAGAIAAAKNRLAELETALAAAYERWTALEILQEELNG, encoded by the coding sequence ATGGTACTGATCAACCTGCAGAATGTCTCCTACGGGTTCGGCGGTGTGCAACTGCTGGAACAGTTGAATTTGCAAATTAACAAGGGGGACCGGATTTGTTTGTTGGGCCGAAACGGCGAGGGGAAGTCCACGCTGATGAAGCTGATCTGCGGGGAGGTATTGCCGGATGGCGGGGAAGTGATTCGTCCAAAAGGGATTCGAATGGCGCGATTGCCCCAGGAGGTGCCCCAGCTCATGGCGGGAACGGTTTTTGACCTGATATCCCGCAATGATACCGAAATCGGCGGATTCGGCGGGGAGCCACCCGAGCCTCACCGGGTCAATGCAGTCTTGACGCAGTTTCAATTGCCGCCCCAGGCACCTTGCGAGTCGTTATCCGCCGGCCAAAAGCGGCAGGCCTTGCTGGCCCGCGCGTTTGCGCGAAAACCGGACCTGTTGCTGCTCGATGAGCCCACCAACCACCTGGATATCACCGCGATCGAACGGCTGGAAAACGATCTGCTGCGAATGGGAACCACCCTGGTGCTGGTGACCCATGATCGCGCTTTTTTGCAGAAACTGGCGACCGCCATTGTGGATATCGACCGGGGGCAAGCCGTTCGCTGGAACTGCGATTATGCCACCTATTTACGGCGAAAAGAAGAGGCCCTTCAAACCGAGGCGGATCACGCCGCAAAGTTCGACAAAAAACTGTCTCAGGAAGAAGCCTGGATTCGCCAGGGAGTAAAGGCCCGCCGAACGCGCAATGAGGGCCGGGTGCGCGCTCTCGCGAAGTTGCGGGAGATTCGAAAAGCACGGCGCGAGCGGACCGGCGATGTCACCATGACCGCGCAAACGGCCGAGAGATCCGGAAAACTGGTGATCGAGGCAACGGATATTAGCTACGCGTACTTGGGCCGACCCATTATTCACCGGTTTTCAACCACCATTTTGCGCGGCGATCGGGTGGGCATCATGGGGCCCAATGGGGCCGGCAAAACCACCTTGCTGAGCTTGCTGCTCGGCCGGCTGGTACCTGCAGAGGGGCATGTGCGACACGGCACCGGGCTTGAAATTGCGTATTTTGATCAGCTTCGCGGCCAGTTGGATGAGGACAAAACCGTTCGGCAAAACGTCGCCGACGGCAATGACACCATTGAGGTAAACGGCCGAAGACGGCATGTGATCGGATACTTGAAAGATTTTCTTTTTGCGCCGGACCGGGCCAACAGCCCGGTGCGCGTGTTATCCGGCGGTGAGCGCAACCGGCTGCTGCTGGCCAAGCTGTTTGCCCGCCCGTCCAATGTCCTGGTGCTCGATGAGCCCACCAACGATCTGGACGCCGAAACCCTTGAGCTGCTCGAAGAAGTCCTGCTTGACTATACGGGCACCGTTTTAATGGTCAGCCACGATCGAAGTTTTCTCAATAATGTGGTGACCAGCACCCTCGTGTTTGAGGTGGACGGCCATATTGGTGAATACGTCGGCGGCTATGACGACTGGCTGCGTCAACGGGCCGTGCCGGTGCCGCCAAAGTCCAAAAAAGCCGAGATCGATGCCCCTGCCCCTCGGCTCCGAACGGAAAAAAAGCGAAAACTGAGCTTTAATGAACAGCGGGAACTGCTCACGCTTCCCGGAGAGATTGAAGCCATGGAAGCCGAACAAAAGGCGCTTTTTGCCGCCATGGCAGCCCCTGATTTTTATCGCCGGGAAGCCGGCGCCATCGCCGCCGCCAAAAACCGTCTGGCCGAATTGGAAACCGCTCTGGCGGCCGCCTATGAAAGGTGGACGGCCCTTGAAATCCTTCAGGAAGAATTGAATGGATGA
- a CDS encoding MFS transporter: MLSNKKAIYGWAIYDWANSAFATTVMAGFFPLFFKQFWSAGVDVNLSTARLGLGNALAGLLVAFLAPVLGAAADEGGARKKFLIAFAYLGVLMTAALAMIQKGQWQWAVVVYAIGSVGFSGANVFYDSLLPRIAEEKDWARVSSLGYALGYIGGGLLFLLNVVITQHPSWFGLSSTIIAVRLSFVSVALWWGGFTVFTLCWVPEVRHADAASTRRMVFEGFRQLAKTFREIRQLKPIWLFLLAYWCYIDGVDTIVKMAVDYGLSLGFGASDLILALLLVQFIGFPAALAFGRLGAGWGERKAIFLVIGMYMVITLWGVFMKHRVDFYILAALVGLAQGGIQALSRSYYARMIPIEKSAQYFGFYNMLGKFAAIIGPALVGGAGLLARYLLMPDAPSETQLLAVSRMAARWSLSSILILFFLGAGLFYFAGRQKPLTGR; encoded by the coding sequence ATGCTTTCAAATAAGAAGGCCATCTATGGGTGGGCCATATACGATTGGGCGAATTCCGCGTTTGCCACCACCGTGATGGCCGGTTTTTTCCCCCTTTTTTTCAAACAATTCTGGAGCGCCGGCGTGGACGTAAATTTAAGCACGGCGCGCCTTGGACTCGGCAATGCCCTGGCCGGTCTTCTGGTAGCGTTTCTGGCGCCGGTTTTGGGGGCAGCGGCAGATGAAGGCGGAGCGCGCAAAAAGTTTCTCATCGCGTTTGCTTATTTAGGTGTTTTGATGACCGCTGCGCTGGCCATGATACAAAAGGGGCAATGGCAGTGGGCTGTGGTGGTGTATGCGATCGGCAGTGTCGGGTTTTCCGGCGCGAACGTATTTTATGATTCACTGCTGCCCCGGATTGCCGAAGAAAAGGATTGGGCTCGGGTGTCCAGTCTGGGCTATGCGTTGGGATATATAGGCGGCGGGCTGTTGTTTTTACTGAATGTGGTGATAACGCAACATCCGTCGTGGTTCGGACTTTCAAGCACGATCATAGCGGTCCGGCTTTCCTTTGTCAGCGTGGCCTTGTGGTGGGGTGGATTTACGGTATTTACCCTTTGCTGGGTACCGGAAGTGCGCCATGCCGATGCCGCCTCAACCCGCCGAATGGTTTTTGAAGGGTTTCGCCAATTGGCCAAAACTTTCAGGGAAATACGGCAACTTAAACCCATATGGCTCTTTTTGCTGGCCTATTGGTGTTATATCGACGGCGTGGATACCATTGTGAAAATGGCGGTGGACTATGGGTTGTCTCTCGGGTTCGGGGCTTCGGATCTGATTTTGGCGCTGCTGCTGGTGCAATTTATCGGGTTTCCGGCGGCCCTGGCCTTTGGCCGCCTCGGCGCCGGATGGGGAGAGCGAAAGGCCATCTTTCTTGTTATCGGGATGTATATGGTGATTACGCTTTGGGGCGTATTTATGAAGCATCGGGTTGATTTTTACATTCTTGCCGCACTGGTCGGTCTGGCGCAGGGCGGCATTCAGGCCTTAAGCCGCTCCTATTATGCCCGTATGATTCCCATAGAAAAATCCGCTCAGTATTTCGGCTTTTATAACATGCTCGGCAAATTTGCCGCCATCATCGGCCCGGCCCTTGTGGGCGGCGCGGGTCTTTTGGCCAGGTATTTACTGATGCCAGATGCACCCTCTGAAACTCAGCTCTTAGCCGTCTCCCGCATGGCGGCCAGATGGAGCCTCAGTTCCATTTTGATTCTCTTTTTTCTGGGTGCTGGTTTGTTCTATTTCGCCGGCCGGCAAAAACCCCTCACCGGGCGCTGA
- a CDS encoding cation:proton antiporter, with protein MGIATDIILLIVAAFFCGLVLKRLGQPLIIGYIVAGVVLGPHTGGLTISNIHEIELLSEIGIALLLFALGLEFSLKDLKPVKQVALIGTPIQLVSTMGLGLGIGQWMGWDWKSSLWLGALISLSSTMVILKTLMSQGWLGTLSSKVMIGMLIVQDLAVVPMMIILPQLNNPAVGMPVLGFAALKAAAFIFGMILLGTRLLPRLLAHIAKIGSRELFLLAITAIGLGVGYLTHMVGLSFAFGAFVAGMVLSESDYGHQALSDIIPLRDLFGLLFFTSVGMLLNPMFLFDHFRQVLLLVLAVGIGKGLIFAVVVRIFRYKNVIPWAVGLGLFQIGEFSFVLARVGVSTHSIESELYTLILTSAIFTMVLTPFISGQTARIYAFKKRWLPREALESFNMPDSGLAGHVVIAGGGRIGFQIAQVFKRLSLKFVIIELDHPRFEQAKKAGMATVYGDAGQETVLEAAEIKKASLLILTVPGLVTARSIVEHAKRLNHRIEIVARTSGADYTNLLKELGVFEVVFPEFEASLEMARQALLRLNVTATEIQRHTDTVRQEFHAHLFSRNNDYRVLSQLRGAEQQFDLQWVRLAPESPMAHQSIGRSEIRKKTGASVVGVAREEQLKPNPDADFVLMPNDLIAIIGNETNREAFCLMASPAHCHDCCKK; from the coding sequence GTGGGCATTGCAACCGACATCATCCTGCTGATCGTTGCTGCGTTTTTTTGCGGACTGGTGTTAAAACGACTCGGTCAGCCCTTAATTATCGGCTACATCGTGGCAGGGGTGGTTTTGGGGCCGCATACCGGCGGCCTTACGATCTCAAACATTCACGAGATTGAGCTTCTATCCGAGATCGGCATTGCGCTTCTCTTGTTCGCACTCGGACTCGAGTTTTCCCTGAAAGACCTCAAACCGGTGAAGCAGGTGGCCCTGATAGGAACCCCCATTCAGCTGGTTTCGACCATGGGACTCGGCCTTGGCATTGGACAATGGATGGGATGGGACTGGAAATCGTCATTATGGTTGGGGGCACTTATCTCTCTTTCCAGTACCATGGTCATCCTCAAAACACTCATGAGCCAGGGATGGTTGGGCACCCTTTCGAGCAAGGTGATGATCGGAATGCTTATCGTGCAGGATTTGGCGGTGGTTCCGATGATGATCATCCTCCCTCAACTCAACAATCCCGCAGTGGGGATGCCGGTTCTCGGTTTTGCGGCACTAAAAGCGGCCGCCTTTATCTTCGGAATGATTTTGCTTGGAACCCGGTTGCTGCCGCGGCTGTTGGCCCATATCGCCAAAATCGGTTCAAGGGAGCTTTTCTTGCTCGCGATCACGGCGATCGGGCTGGGTGTCGGCTATCTGACGCATATGGTGGGGCTCTCTTTTGCTTTTGGCGCTTTTGTCGCCGGCATGGTTCTGAGCGAGTCGGACTATGGACACCAGGCCTTGAGTGATATTATTCCGCTTCGCGACCTTTTTGGATTGTTGTTTTTTACTTCGGTTGGCATGCTGTTGAATCCGATGTTTCTTTTCGATCATTTTCGACAAGTTCTTCTGTTGGTGCTTGCGGTGGGAATCGGAAAAGGCCTTATTTTTGCGGTTGTCGTTCGAATTTTCAGATATAAAAATGTAATTCCGTGGGCTGTCGGACTTGGCCTGTTTCAAATTGGGGAGTTCTCTTTCGTTTTGGCAAGAGTGGGGGTTTCCACCCACTCCATTGAGAGCGAACTGTACACGTTGATACTGACTTCCGCCATTTTTACGATGGTGCTAACACCCTTTATTTCAGGTCAAACAGCACGAATCTATGCGTTTAAAAAACGATGGCTTCCCCGGGAAGCACTCGAATCTTTCAACATGCCCGATTCGGGCCTTGCCGGTCATGTCGTGATCGCCGGCGGTGGGCGCATCGGGTTTCAAATCGCACAGGTCTTTAAGCGCTTAAGTTTGAAATTTGTGATCATCGAGCTGGATCACCCACGCTTCGAACAAGCCAAAAAGGCCGGCATGGCGACCGTTTACGGGGACGCCGGCCAGGAAACGGTTCTGGAAGCGGCCGAAATCAAAAAGGCTTCCCTTTTGATTTTGACCGTTCCCGGACTTGTCACCGCAAGATCGATCGTAGAGCACGCCAAGCGACTGAATCACCGAATCGAAATCGTGGCAAGAACTTCCGGGGCAGATTACACTAACTTATTGAAGGAGTTAGGCGTGTTCGAAGTGGTGTTTCCGGAATTTGAAGCCAGCCTCGAAATGGCTCGTCAGGCGCTTTTGCGGCTCAATGTCACGGCGACAGAAATACAGCGACATACCGATACCGTGCGGCAGGAATTTCATGCCCATTTATTCAGCCGGAATAACGACTATCGCGTACTCTCTCAACTCCGAGGCGCTGAACAACAATTCGATTTGCAGTGGGTCCGGTTAGCCCCGGAAAGCCCCATGGCACACCAGTCGATAGGTAGGAGCGAAATACGCAAAAAAACAGGGGCTTCGGTGGTCGGTGTGGCCCGAGAAGAGCAACTCAAGCCCAACCCGGATGCCGATTTTGTGTTAATGCCCAATGATCTCATCGCCATTATCGGGAACGAAACCAATCGAGAGGCATTTTGTCTCATGGCATCACCCGCCCATTGTCATGACTGTTGCAAAAAGTAG
- a CDS encoding NUDIX hydrolase — translation MTATVNSSKRLHKGRVFEMFSENITLANGVTTDIDILRHPGAAAIVPMADEKTLVWIRQYRHAVGDYIWEIPAGTLDPKEAPLVCAKRELIEETGFSAQTWLPIGRIVPVPGYSNERIHLYLASDLSLEKQDLDRDELLEVHQIPLAEAVDMVLSGKVVDAKTICGLMLAKQHLEKVSATRR, via the coding sequence ATGACGGCAACAGTCAACAGCAGCAAACGCCTGCACAAAGGCAGGGTGTTCGAGATGTTCTCGGAAAATATCACCCTGGCCAACGGCGTCACTACCGATATTGACATTCTTCGGCATCCGGGGGCCGCGGCCATCGTGCCCATGGCGGATGAAAAAACCCTGGTATGGATTCGCCAGTACCGCCACGCCGTGGGCGATTATATCTGGGAGATCCCCGCGGGCACGCTTGATCCAAAGGAGGCTCCGCTGGTTTGCGCGAAACGCGAGCTGATCGAGGAAACCGGGTTTTCCGCGCAAACCTGGCTGCCGATCGGCCGGATCGTGCCCGTGCCGGGATATTCAAATGAACGGATTCACCTGTATCTTGCCAGTGATCTTAGCCTCGAAAAACAGGATCTGGACCGGGATGAGTTGCTGGAGGTGCACCAAATCCCGCTGGCCGAAGCGGTTGACATGGTTCTTTCCGGAAAGGTTGTCGATGCCAAGACCATCTGCGGGTTAATGCTGGCCAAGCAGCACCTGGAAAAGGTATCGGCAACCCGGCGCTAA
- the ilvM gene encoding acetolactate synthase 2 small subunit — protein MMKHIFHIVAQNQPAALERLLRVTRHRGFTVTAMTVQTLSPSDHLEISLTVDGERPAHILLYQLTKLAEITAVNIPEMVPK, from the coding sequence ATGATGAAACATATATTCCATATCGTAGCGCAAAACCAACCCGCCGCACTGGAGCGGTTGCTGCGGGTCACCCGGCACCGGGGATTTACCGTAACGGCCATGACGGTGCAAACGCTGAGTCCGTCGGATCATCTGGAAATCTCATTAACCGTGGACGGCGAGCGGCCGGCGCACATCCTGTTGTATCAGCTCACAAAGCTGGCGGAAATAACGGCCGTAAACATTCCGGAAATGGTGCCGAAATGA
- a CDS encoding DUF3124 domain-containing protein codes for MSKNRSMANAVALLLVLLTTLSVRPDAKAELFDGQTIYVPAYSHIYSGNRERPFLLTVTLSIRNIDPNYAITLTRVDYYETQGKRLKTFVDNAIHLSPLESLRYVIPEKDKTGGSGANFIVEWKSDKPVNAPIIETIMIGAQSQQGVSFTSRGQEIVPSKK; via the coding sequence ATGAGCAAAAATCGTTCTATGGCTAACGCGGTTGCACTGTTGCTTGTCCTTTTGACAACGCTGTCGGTCCGGCCGGATGCGAAAGCGGAATTATTCGACGGTCAGACTATTTATGTGCCCGCTTATTCACATATTTATAGCGGCAATCGCGAAAGGCCTTTCTTGCTGACGGTGACGTTAAGCATCAGAAACATCGATCCAAATTACGCCATCACCCTCACCCGAGTGGATTATTATGAAACGCAGGGAAAACGATTGAAAACGTTTGTAGATAACGCGATACATCTCAGCCCGTTAGAATCCTTGCGCTATGTCATACCGGAAAAAGACAAGACCGGAGGATCGGGCGCCAATTTCATTGTGGAATGGAAATCCGACAAACCGGTCAATGCCCCAATCATAGAAACAATCATGATCGGCGCACAATCTCAGCAAGGCGTTTCTTTTACTTCCCGCGGTCAAGAAATCGTTCCGTCAAAAAAATAA